In a single window of the Zea mays cultivar B73 chromosome 5, Zm-B73-REFERENCE-NAM-5.0, whole genome shotgun sequence genome:
- the LOC100285074 gene encoding uncharacterized protein LOC100285074 → MSEAEAAGSLSRRRMEDEEGAAAMEADAAHSGRGEAEDEEVESSDYTSEDEGTEDYRRGGYHAVRVGDSFKQGAYVVQYKLGWGHFSTVWLAWDTVHSRYVALKVQKSAQHYTEAAMDEVKILKQIADGDPDDSKCVVKLLDHFKHSGPNGNHVCMVFEFLGDNLLTLIKYTDYRGIPLPMVKEICRHVLIGLDYLHRTLSIIHTDLKPENILLVSTIDPTKDPRKSGVPLVPPSMRTDEPPPKVPAQSGNGGLTKNQKKKIRKKAKRAVAATSEGSSAVASADTDGSDDRGDLGTTNEGSPRQDGAKKRVTRDRRGSKGAKKMMAMKADLKCKLVDFGNACWTYKQFTNDIQTRQYRCPEVILGSKYSTSADMWSFACICFELATGDVLFDPHSGDNFDRDEDHLALMMELLGMMPRKIALGGRYSRDFFNRYGDLRHIRRLRFWPLNKVLMEKYEFTEINANGMADFLVPILDFVPEKRPTAAQLLQHPWLDVGPLRQQPKTRPESARSPGDGVSEKQKKEKEEREAMAVELGNIAIDGASSRMANDPQSSTNKTTATSSKK, encoded by the exons ATGTCGGAGGCGGAAGCGGCGGGGTCGTTGTCGAGGCGGCGAatggaggacgaggagggggcggCGGCGATGGAGGCGGATGCGGCGCACAGCGGGAGGGGCGAGGCGGAGGATGAGGAGGTCGAGAGCAGCGACTACACGTCGGAGGACGAGGGCACCGAGGACTACCGTCGTGGTGGATACCATGCCGTCCGCGTGGGAGACTCCTTCAAGCAGGGCGCCTACGTTGTGCAGTACAAGCTCGGATGGGGCCACTTCTCCACCGTATGGCTTGCCTGGGACACAGTCCACTCC AGATATGTGGCGCTGAAGGTGCAGAAGAGCGCTCAACACTACACAGAAGCAGCCATGGATGAGGTCAAGATCTTGAAGCAGATTGCTGATGGTGATCCTGACGACTCAAAATGTGTTGTTAAGCTTCTTGATCACTTCAAGCACTCGGGGCCTAATGGTAACCATGTGTGCATGGTTTTTGAGTTTCTCGGTGATAACCTGTTGACCCTGATAAAGTACACGGACTATCGTGGAATTCCCCTTCCGATGGTTAAGGAGATATGCCGCCATGTGCTCATTGGCCTTGATTACCTCCACCGTACACTTTCTATTATTCACACTGACCTTAAACCAGAGAACATATTGCTTGTGTCTACCATTGATCCCACAAAGGACCCTCGGAAATCAGGCGTACCCCTAGTTCCGCCTTCAATGAGGACAGACGAGCCACCTCCTAAGGTGCCTGCACAATCAGGAAATGGTGGCCTCACCAAGAACCAGAAGAAGAAGATCCGGAAGAAAGCTAAACGTGCAGTtgctgcaacttcagaaggaagtagtGCTGTGGCATCTGCGGACACAGATGGGTCAGATGACCGAGGAGATCTGGGTACAACAAATGAGGGTAGTCCTAGACAGGATGGAGCTAAGAAGCGGGTGACACGAGATAGGCGCGGTAGCAAAGGGGCCaagaagatgatggcaatgaaggCTGATCTAAAATGCAAGCTGGTTGACTTTGGAAACGCATGTTGGACATACAAGCAGTTCACAAACGACATTCAAACAAGGCAGTACAGATGTCCTGAGGTTATACTTGGTTCCAAGTATTCTACATCTGCTGACATGTGGTCCTTTGCATGCATTTGCTTTGAGCTTGCCACTGGGGATGTGCTATTCGATCCACATAGTGGCGATAATTTTGACAGAGATGAG GATCACCTCGCGCTGATGATGGAGCTGCTAGGAATGATGCCTCGAAAG ATTGCGTTGGGTGGTCGGTATTCACGTGATTTCTTCAATCGGTATGGGGATTTGCGGCACATCCGACGCTTGCGGTTCTGGCCTCTCAACAAGGTGCTGATGGAGAAGTACGAGTTCACTGAAATAAATGCTAATGGGATGGCAGATTTTCTTGTCCCAATACTTGATTTTGTTCCTGAGAAGCGCCCTACAGCTGCTCAATTGCTTCAGCATCCATGGCTTGATGTTGGTCCCCTCCGACAGCAACCTAAAACACGGCCAGAGTCAGCACGGAGTCCAGGTGATGGTGTTTCAGAGAAGCAAAAgaaagagaaagaagaaagaGAGGCAATGGCCGTAGAGTTAGGGAACATTGCCATAGATGGTGCTTCTTCCAGGATGGCAAATGACCCCCAATCAAGCACAAATAAAACAACCGCTACCTCTTCTAAGAAGTGA
- the LOC100280423 gene encoding Probable helicase MAGATAMA 3 codes for MAVEKSSSGTSTPSTTSTMDRFQKIVLSWDYLRLIAESKGGKQAKVLQHVKNTYVSVAEYLGVFEPLLFEEVKAQIIQGRSNDEEESGMDWRRGAVGSCTESEGFHKLSVAVEDNFQDNVSENDLLLISKEKFEEGSTPNAYAFALVEQRGGGIHISLRTFVAGEIQNLNVAKPVKSTRLQHFASIIASQNSLLWILKVCSLSTIMREFTAMHSVASLPFKDLILSATEAHKDGDDQSRAWNVPEPLMDYLKVNLNDSQLEAVNAGLSRRSFVLIQGPPGTGKTQTILGLLSAVLHSAPARMQIKGGFDVLKHGPELDIDGKRAHWIKASPWLLGANPRDLIMPVDGDDGFYPTGNELKPEIVSSNRKYRAHVLVCAPSNSALDEIVLRVLKTGIRDENNNTYNPKIVRIGVKALHSVKAVSMDYLIQQKLSGVDRTLDGGRRGAGEYDRIRASILDEAAIVFSTLSFSGSSIFSRMTRAFDVVIIDEAAQAVEPATLIPLIHGCRQIFLVGDPVQLPATVISQTAQKLGYGTSLFKRFQAAGFPVQMLKIQYRMHPEISTFPSKEFYEGVLQDGEGLSRKRPWHSYSCFGPFCFFDVDGIESQPSGSGSWVNQDEVEFITLLYHQLALRYPELKSSPEVGVISPYRHQVKLLKDSFRSTFGDQSRELIDVSTVDGFQGREKEIVIFSCVRCNKEQKIGFVSDFRRMNVAITRAKSAVLVVGSASTLKQDKHWNNLVESAKERNCLFKVPKPLTAFFAEDNLKTMKVERRPPPELNARVLEEINQEVVRQELMNVDDAADHADAGDDDDADMDADDGGGDD; via the exons ATGGCGGTGGAGAAGTCCAGCAGCGGCACATCAACTccctccaccacctccaccatgGACCGGTTTCAGAAGATTGTCCTAAGCTGGGATTACCTCCGTCTCATCGCTGAATCCaag GGCGGCAAGCAGGCCAAGGTGCTGCAGCATGTGAAGAACACATACGTCTCGGTGGCTGAGTACCTTGGTGTCTTTGAGCCACTGCTCTTTGAGGAGGTCAAGGCACAGATCATCCAGGGACGCAGTAACGACGAGGAAG AATCTGGGATGGACTGGAGGAGGGGAGCAGTGGGGTCGTGCACGGAGTCTGAGGGGTTCCACAAGCTCTCTGTGGCGGTGGAAGACAATTTTCAGGATAATGTGTCAGAGAATGATCTACTGCTTATCTCCAAGGAGAAA TTTGAGGAGGGATCGACCCCTAATGCATATGCATTTGCATTAGTGGAGCAGCGAGGTGGTGGCATACATATTTCACTTAGAACTTTTGTGGCAGGTGAAATTCAAAATCTGAATGTTGCAAAGCCTGTGAAGTCTACAAGGCTGCAACATTTTGCTTCCATTATTGCAAGTCAAAACAGCTTGCTGTGGATACTGAAG GTCTGCAGCTTGTCTACAATAATGCGGGAGTTCACAGCTATGCATTCCGTAGCTTCTCTACCTTTTAAGGATTTGATTCTTTCAGCTACCGAGGCGCACAAGGATGGTGATGATCAAAGTCGTGCGTGGAATGTCCCTGAGCCACTTATGGATTATCTCAAAGTGAATCTTAATGATTCCCAGCTAGAAGCAGTTAAT GCAGGTCTTTCACGCAGATCCTTTGTTCTTATTCAG GGCCCTCCAGGAACAGGAAAGACACAAACTATTCTTGGACTCCTTAGTGCCGTTCTCCATTCTGCTCCTGCAAGAATGCAGATCAA AGGAGGATTTGATGTTCTAAAACATGGGCCAGAACTGGACATTGATGGCAA GCGTGCACACTGGATAAAGGCATCTCCTTGGTTACTTGGTGCAAATCCTCGAGATCTGATTATGCCTGTTGATGGTGATGATGGATTTTACCCAACGGGAAATGAACTG AAACCCGAAATCGTAAGTTCCAATCGCAAGTATCGGGCTCATGTGTTGGTGTGTGCTCCATCCAACTCAGCACTCGATGAGATCGTGTTGCGTGTTCTTAAGACAG GAATTCGAGATGAAAATAACAACACTTATAACCCTAAAATTGTGCGCATTGGAGTGAAGGCCCTTCATTCTGTTAAAGCAGTTTCTATGGATTATCTT ATTCAACAAAAACTTTCTGGTGTAGATCGCACATTAGATGGTGGGAGACGAGGTGCTGGTGAATATGATCGGATTAGAGCTTCAATACTGGACGAAGCAGCCATT GTATTTTCTACTCTGAGTTTCAGTGGATCATCAATTTTTAGCAGGATGACCCGTGCTTTTGATGTTGTTATAATTGATGAAGCTGCACAAGCG GTGGAACCTGCAACTCTTATTCCTTTGATCCATGGCTGCAGACAAATTTTTCTT GTTGGTGACCCAGTTCAGTTGCCTGCAACTGTCATTTCACAGACTGCACAGAAGTTGGG ATATGGAACGAGCTTGTTCAAAAGATTTCAAGCTGCCGGTTTTCCAGTGCAAATGCTTAAAATCCAATATCGCATGCATCCAGAG ATTAGTACATTCCCTTCAAAAGAATTTTATGAAGGGGTACTACAAGATGGGGAGGGCCTGAGCAGGAAACGTCCATGGCATTCCTACAGCTGCTTCGGACCATTTTGTTTCTTTGACGTTGATGGCATTGAATCCCAACCATCTGGAAGTGGTTCTTGGGTAAACCAGGATGAAGTGGAATTCATAACTCTCCTGTACCACCAATTGGCATTGCGCTATCCAGAGCTCAAATCTAGTCCTGAAGTGGGTGTTATATCACCATACAGGCATCAAGTAAAACTATTGAAGGACAGTTTTCGATCAACCTTTGGGGATCAATCAAGGGAATTGATAGATGTAAGCACAGTTGATGGATTCCAG GGACGTGAAAAAGAAATAGTCATTTTTTCATGTGTAAGATGCAATAAGGAACAAAAGATTGGCTTTGTTTCTGATTTTCGACGAATGAATGTTGCCATTACAAGAGCAAAATCTGCTGTACTG GTTGTAGGTTCTGCTTCAACATTGAAGCAAGATAAACACTGGAACAACCTTGTTGAGAGTGCCAAGGAGCGAAACTGCTTATTCAAG GTCCCCAAGCCATTGACCGCATTCTTTGCAGAGGATAACCTGAAGACTATGAAGGTGGAAAGGCGTCCTCCGCCAGAGCTGAATGCTCGAGTACTGgaagagatcaaccaagaagttgTAAGGCAGGAGCTCATGAATGTCGATGATGCTGCCGACCATGCAGACGCAGGGGACGACGATGATGCTGATATGGATGCTGACGATGGAGGCGGCGATGATTGA
- the LOC100280423 gene encoding probable helicase MAGATAMA 3 isoform X1 translates to MAVEKSSSGTSTPSTTSTMDRFQKIVLSWDYLRLIAESKGGKQAKVLQHVKNTYVSVAEYLGVFEPLLFEEVKAQIIQGRSNDEEESGMDWRRGAVGSCTESEGFHKLSVAVEDNFQDNVSENDLLLISKEKFEEGSTPNAYAFALVEQRGGGIHISLRTFVAGEIQNLNVAKPVKSTRLQHFASIIASQNSLLWILKVCSLSTIMREFTAMHSVASLPFKDLILSATEAHKDGDDQSRAWNVPEPLMDYLKVNLNDSQLEAVNAGLSRRSFVLIQGPPGTGKTQTILGLLSAVLHSAPARMQIKGGFDVLKHGPELDIDGKRAHWIKASPWLLGANPRDLIMPVDGDDGFYPTGNELKPEIVSSNRKYRAHVLVCAPSNSALDEIVLRVLKTGIRDENNNTYNPKIVRIGVKALHSVKAVSMDYLIQQKLSGVDRTLDGGRRGAGEYDRIRASILDEAAIVFSTLSFSGSSIFSRMTRAFDVVIIDEAAQAVEPATLIPLIHGCRQIFLVGDPVQLPATVISQTAQKLGYGTSLFKRFQAAGFPVQMLKIQYRMHPEISTFPSKEFYEGVLQDGEGLSRKRPWHSYSCFGPFCFFDVDGIESQPSGSGSWVNQDEVEFITLLYHQLALRYPELKSSPEVGVISPYRHQVKLLKDSFRSTFGDQSRELIDVSTVDGFQGREKEIVIFSCVRCNKEQKIGFVSDFRRMNVAITRAKSAVLVVGSASTLKQDKHWNNLVESAKERNCLFKRIT, encoded by the exons ATGGCGGTGGAGAAGTCCAGCAGCGGCACATCAACTccctccaccacctccaccatgGACCGGTTTCAGAAGATTGTCCTAAGCTGGGATTACCTCCGTCTCATCGCTGAATCCaag GGCGGCAAGCAGGCCAAGGTGCTGCAGCATGTGAAGAACACATACGTCTCGGTGGCTGAGTACCTTGGTGTCTTTGAGCCACTGCTCTTTGAGGAGGTCAAGGCACAGATCATCCAGGGACGCAGTAACGACGAGGAAG AATCTGGGATGGACTGGAGGAGGGGAGCAGTGGGGTCGTGCACGGAGTCTGAGGGGTTCCACAAGCTCTCTGTGGCGGTGGAAGACAATTTTCAGGATAATGTGTCAGAGAATGATCTACTGCTTATCTCCAAGGAGAAA TTTGAGGAGGGATCGACCCCTAATGCATATGCATTTGCATTAGTGGAGCAGCGAGGTGGTGGCATACATATTTCACTTAGAACTTTTGTGGCAGGTGAAATTCAAAATCTGAATGTTGCAAAGCCTGTGAAGTCTACAAGGCTGCAACATTTTGCTTCCATTATTGCAAGTCAAAACAGCTTGCTGTGGATACTGAAG GTCTGCAGCTTGTCTACAATAATGCGGGAGTTCACAGCTATGCATTCCGTAGCTTCTCTACCTTTTAAGGATTTGATTCTTTCAGCTACCGAGGCGCACAAGGATGGTGATGATCAAAGTCGTGCGTGGAATGTCCCTGAGCCACTTATGGATTATCTCAAAGTGAATCTTAATGATTCCCAGCTAGAAGCAGTTAAT GCAGGTCTTTCACGCAGATCCTTTGTTCTTATTCAG GGCCCTCCAGGAACAGGAAAGACACAAACTATTCTTGGACTCCTTAGTGCCGTTCTCCATTCTGCTCCTGCAAGAATGCAGATCAA AGGAGGATTTGATGTTCTAAAACATGGGCCAGAACTGGACATTGATGGCAA GCGTGCACACTGGATAAAGGCATCTCCTTGGTTACTTGGTGCAAATCCTCGAGATCTGATTATGCCTGTTGATGGTGATGATGGATTTTACCCAACGGGAAATGAACTG AAACCCGAAATCGTAAGTTCCAATCGCAAGTATCGGGCTCATGTGTTGGTGTGTGCTCCATCCAACTCAGCACTCGATGAGATCGTGTTGCGTGTTCTTAAGACAG GAATTCGAGATGAAAATAACAACACTTATAACCCTAAAATTGTGCGCATTGGAGTGAAGGCCCTTCATTCTGTTAAAGCAGTTTCTATGGATTATCTT ATTCAACAAAAACTTTCTGGTGTAGATCGCACATTAGATGGTGGGAGACGAGGTGCTGGTGAATATGATCGGATTAGAGCTTCAATACTGGACGAAGCAGCCATT GTATTTTCTACTCTGAGTTTCAGTGGATCATCAATTTTTAGCAGGATGACCCGTGCTTTTGATGTTGTTATAATTGATGAAGCTGCACAAGCG GTGGAACCTGCAACTCTTATTCCTTTGATCCATGGCTGCAGACAAATTTTTCTT GTTGGTGACCCAGTTCAGTTGCCTGCAACTGTCATTTCACAGACTGCACAGAAGTTGGG ATATGGAACGAGCTTGTTCAAAAGATTTCAAGCTGCCGGTTTTCCAGTGCAAATGCTTAAAATCCAATATCGCATGCATCCAGAG ATTAGTACATTCCCTTCAAAAGAATTTTATGAAGGGGTACTACAAGATGGGGAGGGCCTGAGCAGGAAACGTCCATGGCATTCCTACAGCTGCTTCGGACCATTTTGTTTCTTTGACGTTGATGGCATTGAATCCCAACCATCTGGAAGTGGTTCTTGGGTAAACCAGGATGAAGTGGAATTCATAACTCTCCTGTACCACCAATTGGCATTGCGCTATCCAGAGCTCAAATCTAGTCCTGAAGTGGGTGTTATATCACCATACAGGCATCAAGTAAAACTATTGAAGGACAGTTTTCGATCAACCTTTGGGGATCAATCAAGGGAATTGATAGATGTAAGCACAGTTGATGGATTCCAG GGACGTGAAAAAGAAATAGTCATTTTTTCATGTGTAAGATGCAATAAGGAACAAAAGATTGGCTTTGTTTCTGATTTTCGACGAATGAATGTTGCCATTACAAGAGCAAAATCTGCTGTACTG GTTGTAGGTTCTGCTTCAACATTGAAGCAAGATAAACACTGGAACAACCTTGTTGAGAGTGCCAAGGAGCGAAACTGCTTATTCAAG AGGATAACCTGA